AGAGGGTCGTCGCCATCCCCGAGGGCTTCGACGGCCGGTCCGCCACCTACCACGTGCGCTGGTCCGAGCAGGCCGAGGCCGTGGTGGACGCGGAGCTCACCGCGCGGAGCGCCGCCGGGAGCAGCGCGTCCGCACCTCGTCCTCCCGCGTAGGGAGCCTGAATCCGGGTCTCGCCACTGGAGGGTCCCCCTCGAGAGAGGGGTGACCCTCTTGTCGTTTCAGGCCATTCGCCACTGGGGGTGGGCGAGCACCCGCGCCTCGAGCTCGGGCGTCAGCGGCTCGCCGTGGGGGGCGCGGGACGAGGAGCGGCGCCACCTGTCCAGCCAGCGCTCCCCGAGGGGCGCCACCAGGGACTCGCGGCGCGTGGCCGCCACCGTGGTCTCCCCCTTCGTCCCCGTGGAGAGCCCCGCCCCCACGTAGAAGCCCGCCAGCAGCAGCGTCACCCGCGTGGGCGTGGCCGCGCTGTACGTCAGCAGCAGCGCCCCCTCCCCGTCCTCCCGGCAGCACGCCCTCACCTGCGACAGCACCCGGGGCGTCCACATCTCCGGGTTGGACGCCGGCGAGAACGGGTCGAAGAACACCAGATCCGCCTTCGGCAGCCCCGCGCCGATCAGCCCCTGGGCATCTCCCAGGTGCAGCCGCCAGCGCAGGCCCTCCGCCTCCCAGACGCCGTCGCGCATGAGGGCCTCGGCCGCCTCGCGGAAGGGTTGCAGGAACGGGAAGCCCGCCGCGTCCGCCAGCGCGAGCCGCAGCGGCGCCAGGTCCACCTCGAAGCTCACCAGCTCCAACCCCCGCTTGCGCTCGGCCCCCAGCTCGCGCGCGCAGGTGAGCGCCGCCACCGCGTTGGTGGCCGCCCCCAGGCCCACGTCGTGGATGACGAGCGGCTCGCCCGGGGTGCGCAGACGCTCGGCCAGACGCGACTGCTCCACGTAGAGGCGCAGGGCCTCCTGCCACGGGCCCACCGAGGGGTGCATCACCTCCCCGTGCCCGAGGTGCCGCACCGCCCGCGAGCCGTTGCGCAACGTCACCAGCTCGAAGTCCCCATCCCGAGGGTTCTGTGCGTCCACGCGCTCAGCCCACTTCCTTCAGGGTGACGGCGCCGGGTCCCACCTCGAGCTTCGCGTCCTTGAGATCCTTGGGCGTCGCCACGGCCTGCTTCAGCTCGCGGTATGCCTGCGCGTAGGAGCCCCGGAGAATGGCATCGCGCATCTTCCAGGTGAGCTGCTGGTAGTGGTGCACGTTGTGCACGGACAGCATGCGCGAGCCCGTGTGGTGCTTGCCGCTCATCAGGTGCTGCAGATACCCGCGGCTGTAGCGCTTGCACACGTAGCAGTCGCACGTGGGATCCAACGGCTCGTCCGAGAGCCGGAACACCTGGCGCGTGATGCGAACGAGCCCCTGGAAGGTATAGGCGTAGCCCTGCTGCGCCATCTTCGTGGGGATGATGCAGTCGAACATGTCCACGCCGCGCAGCACCGCCTCCAGCAGGTCCGTGGGGGTGCCCACGCCCATGAGGTAGCGCGGCTTGTCCTGGGGCAGCGAGGCGGCGGCGCGGGCCGTCATGGCCTTGCGCTCCTCGTTCGTCTCGCCCACCGCGAGGCCGCCGATGGCGAAGCCGTCGAAGGGGTGCTGGGTGAGGAAGGCGGCGCTCTCGTCGCGCAGGTTCGGGTGCACCCCGCCCTGGACGATGGCGAAGAGGGCCTGGCCGGTGTCCACCTTGTTCTTGGCCGCGAGGCTGCGCAGCGCCCAGCGGTGGGTGCGCTCCATGGCCTCGCGAGTGCCCGCCTCGTCCGTGCGCGAGTCGATGCACACGTCCAGCACCATCATGATCTCCGAGTTGATCGCCTGCTGCATGGCGATGCTGGACTCGGGGCTGAGGAGCTGGCGGCTGTTGTCGTGGAAGCTGCGGAAGTGCGCGCCCTTCTCGGTGATGAGCCGGTCCTCGGGCAGCGAGAAGATCTGGAACCCGCCCGAGTCCGTCAGCACCGCCCCATCCCACTGCATGAAGGGATGGATGCCGCCGAAGCGCTGGAACACGTCGATGCCCGGCTTGAGCATCAGGTGGTACGTGTTGGACAGGAGGATCTTCGCCCCGGTGGCCTTCACCTCGTCCATGCCGAGGTGGCGGAAGGAGGCGTGGGTGCCCACCGGCATGAAGACGGGCGTGGGGATGGAGCCCCGCCGGGTATGAAGCACCCCGGCACGGGCCCCCGTGGGGTCTGTGGTGACGAGTTCGAAACGGACGGCCATTGGCTCCGCCTTATACCCGCGGCGGGCGCGGGACATGCCCGCTATCTGCTCGGCTGCCCCCCTGCCCGGGTCTCGAGCGTGTGTATCACGGCACGGAGTGCCCCCGGGCCCCTCCCCCCTTCCAGGACCCGGGGGACTCCACCCCCCCCCACGACAGAGGAGCCCATGAGCTGGAAGATCATGCAGGAAATCGGCGGATTATCGCTCCGGCGGCGCCCGGACACATGGGTCACGGAGAGAACGAGGCACAGACGCGCACGCCGATCGCTGCGTCGCGCGCCGTCGGATCGCCAACGGAAATGTTCGCGATGTGCGCGCCAAAGTCATCGTAGTACCAGGCCCCGCCCCGCAGGACGACGCGCCCGAACTCCGGTGTCACGGAGCGTGTGATCTCGAAGGCGTTGCCGGCCATGTCCTCCAGCCCGAAGGGGCTCACCGAGACCGGGTGGGAGCCGACCATGTCGGGTCCGAAGGCCGTGGGCCGCCGTTCATAGGTCGTGTCGATGTTGGCGTCGTCGGGCAGCAGCTGGTCGCCGTGGGGGTAGCGGCGGCCATCCGCACCGCGAGCGGCGTACTCCCACTCGTTCTGGGTGCACAGGCGCGCTCCCGGAAGACGTCCCGTATGGTCAAGCCAGTAGAAGTAGCCCGCCAGATCCTCGGCGGAGACGCCGGACAGGGGAAACTGGCGCCAGTCGGCGGTGTTCCGCCGGGTCCTCCCCGGATAGTGGAAGGTCTCCCCCTCTCTCGCCGTGAAGACGTCCTCGCGTGAACGGTAGAAGGAGAAGACCCAGCCCACGCCGGGTTGCTGCCGCAGCGAGACCGCCCCGGTGGCGCTGAAGCGCGGCTGCTCGAGGATCCGTCTCGCTGGCGCATCCGGGGACAGGTCGTCGAGGTAGGTCAGCCAGTCGCCGAACGTCACCTCTCTCTGTCCGATCAGATATCCCTCGTTGAGACAGAACCGGTGGAGCGGCGGGCTGAGCATGAAGCCCCGCACCTCCTCCGGCTCGGCACTGCCCAGCAGGAAGCACCCGGACGGGATGAAGACATAGCCGGCCGGCACCGTGGTGGGGAGCGTGAGGCGGATCCGCTCGCTGGCACCGTGCGTGAGGAGCAGCGGCAGCTCCATCGGCACGCGCCCTGGATGCGTGACGTGGAGGAGATAGGAGCCCTCGGGCAGCAGGACGCGGGAGAGGGGCGTCGGTCCCAGGGAGCCCGCCTCCGGAACGGGCACGCGGAGCCGCGTCCCCTGGACGTCGGTGTAGCGCTCGATCTCGACGCGGGCGCCGGGGGGCTCCGTCACCAGCTCGAGCTCGGCCGGAGCCAGGAACCGTCGCCGCCACTCCGCGCCCTCCTTCGCGGTATCGGTCACCTGCACCAGGTGCTGGACCCATTCGTCGCGCTCGCGCCGCTGGTGGAAGCGCTCGGCGAGGAGGAGCCGTTCATAGGTGACCTCCGCGATGAGCTGGCGCGTGCCCGCATGGCCACGATCGCGATCGAGGGCCTTCTCGAGGGTCCGGCTGGCCCAGGCGTAGGCCTCATGGGCCTGCTCGCGCAAGGTGAGTGCCTCGGTCCATTGCCGCTCGGCGGCTTTCCTGAGGTCATGGGGGCCCGGCAGGGTCTCGAGACCAGCGGACGGAGAAGGCCGGCCGTCGAACAGCGCCAGTGCATCCTCCTGGCGCAGGCCGGCCCGCTGCGCGAGGGCGCGCCCCTCGGCGAGCGCTTCCCTCGCCGTGGCGACCTGGGCGGCGACGAAGCGCGCGTCCTCGAGGTACGCCTGCAGGCGCAGGCCCCCGTAGGAGGCGGCGACGGCCAGCGCGAGGACGAGCGCGGCGAGCCATCGGCCCCAACGCTGGCGCACCACGGCGCGGTGGGAGGCGAGGAGGAAGGCACGCTCGCGCGCCCCCAGGGTAGAGGGCTCGAGCGCACGGGCCTCGTCGAGCTGACGCTGTCCCCAGAGGGCCTCCCTGGTGCGCATCAGGCGCTCCCACTCGGCGCTCGCCGCCTCGAGCCGTTTGCGCACCGCGCGATGGCCGATGTCATCGTCGAGCCAGTCGCGGAGCGTCTCCCAGCTCTGGATGAGCGAGTCATGGGCGATCTCGTAACGTGGCTGGCCACGAGCGGTGCGCGTGTGCAGGAGGCGGCCCTCGACGAGCGCGCGAAGGGCCGCGAGGGACGGCCCATCCGAGGCCTCGACGAGCTCCTCCTCACCCCGCTCGATGCGCGTCCCCTCCGCCGTCACGAGTTGGAGGAGGAGCCGCCGCGCTGCCTCGCGCTCGGCGGGACTCAGGCGCGCGAGCACCCCATCCGCGTGCCGTGACAGCGCTCCAGCCACTCCACCCATCTCGTCGAGCGCCGCCCGTGTGATGCGGCCTCGCGCCGGGTCTCGCCGCTCCCACAGCTCGGCGAGCGCGAACTGGAGCAGCGGCAAGCTGCCCACGCCGTGCGCCGTGGACGCGACGAGCATCTGGACGAGCTCGGCGGATTCGAAGACCACGCCACGGCCGCGCGCGGGGCCGACGATGGCCTCGCGCACGCCCTCGGGAGACATGGGGCGGAGGATGTAGAGCGCCCGCTCGGCCTCCTCGCCCAGGCCGGGCAGGGAGCACAGGCGCGTCAGGAAATCACCGCGCACCGCCAGCAGGACGCGCACCGCCTCCGACGGCAGGGCGAGCTCCCCGAGGATACGGGCGAAGTGCGCCGCCTGGACCGGCTCGGAGAGGGTGATGAGCTCCTCGAGCTGATCGATGAAGAGGAGCAGGCGCCGTCCGCCCTGGTGCGCCTCGCGCAGCGCCCGCCCGAGCCAGCCCGGCGAGTCCGCGAGCGCGGTGACGAGCTCCGCCTCCTTCCGTCCCAACAGGGGCGCGAGTGCGGCGGCCAGGGCCTCGAGTGGGCGGTGGCCGGGCCACAACGTGACGGGAATCCGCTCACGCGCCTCGTCCAGGGCCCCGGCGGCCACCTGGGGCAGCACACCGGCGCGGCACAGCGAGGACTTGCCGGCGCCTGAGTCCCCGGCGACGAGGACGAGGGGCCGGTGGCGGAGGCGCTCGAGCACGGCGCGGATGTCCGCGTCGCGTCCGAAGAAGAGCTCCCGGTGCTCGGCCTCGAAGGGCGCGAGGCCCCGGTAGGGATTTCCGGCGACCAGGGGCGCGGGGGCACTGCTGCGCTCGAGGCGTTCGAGGGCCTCGCAGAGCACCTCCGCCGAGGCGAAGCGCTCCATCGGGTCGGGCGCGAGGCACCGCGCGATGATCGCGGCGAAGTCCGGGTCGATCCCCTGCCCTGCTCCAACTGGTGGGGGCCCCTCCTCCGGACGCCGGGGTGTGCCCCGCGGCACCTCGCCCGTGCACAGCTCGTGGAGCACGAGGCCCAGCGCATGGAGATCGCTTCTCGGAGTCGCCGGAGCACGCTCCAGCAGCTCCGGCGCCATGTAGGGCCGCGTGCCGACGAGGAGGTGCGTGCTGGAGGCCGGTGAGTCCGCCCCCGGCTCGAAACGCTCGGCCAACCCGAAGTCGAGCAGCTTCACCTCGCCGTCCTCGGTGAGGAGGGCGTTGGACGGCTTGAGGTCGCGGTGGAGCACGCCCTGGCGATGCGCCGCCGCGAGCCCCCGGGCGAGACCGATGCCGAGCGTCAGGACCCGGCGCCACGGCACCGGCAGTGGCAGCTCCGCGAGGCTCTGGCCGACGACGTACTCGGAGACGATGTACGGGTGCCCGCCGACCTCACCGACGCGGAACACGTTGACGACGTTGGGGTGCTGCAGCCGGGCGATGGCACGGGCCTCGGTCTCGAAGTACGCGCGGACCCAGGGCTCGGGCTGACTCGAGGCGATGAACTTCACCGCCACGTGCCGGTCCAGCGAGGTGTCGTACGCCAGGTAGACGACGCCCATGCCGCCGCGGCCGAGCAGGCGCACGAGGCGGAACTCGTCGAACGCGTCGGGTGGCGTCCAGGGGACACCCGGCTCCTCCACGGTGACGGTGGCCGGAACTGGAACTTCCGGGACGCTCCGCTCCACCCCCAGACCCCCGCGCGAGACCGAGGCGAGGAGGAGCCGGCAGGCGTCGCACCCGGCGGAGTGACGATGGGCACGAGCCAGCGCCTCGTCCGGCAACCGGCCATCGAGGAGATCGACGAGGACATCGTCCGTCAGACAACCGGATGCGCTCGGCCCGCTGTCACTGGGAGTGGACTGACGCATGGAGTCGATGGGCTCAGGCTAGCCGCGTGCCGATCGCCGCTCAATGGCCCCCGTTGATGGCCCGAAGAAGCGCATGGTACAGGGACGAGAATGGAGCAGGTGCCAGGGTTGGCCGCGACGTTTCTCGCCCACGCGAAGGTGCGCTTCGTTCCACCCGCGGATGCCTCCGAGCTCGAAGGTCTGCTCGTCCGGACCTG
This region of Archangium lipolyticum genomic DNA includes:
- a CDS encoding tRNA (5-methylaminomethyl-2-thiouridine)(34)-methyltransferase MnmD yields the protein MDAQNPRDGDFELVTLRNGSRAVRHLGHGEVMHPSVGPWQEALRLYVEQSRLAERLRTPGEPLVIHDVGLGAATNAVAALTCARELGAERKRGLELVSFEVDLAPLRLALADAAGFPFLQPFREAAEALMRDGVWEAEGLRWRLHLGDAQGLIGAGLPKADLVFFDPFSPASNPEMWTPRVLSQVRACCREDGEGALLLTYSAATPTRVTLLLAGFYVGAGLSTGTKGETTVAATRRESLVAPLGERWLDRWRRSSSRAPHGEPLTPELEARVLAHPQWRMA
- the tgt gene encoding tRNA guanosine(34) transglycosylase Tgt — its product is MAVRFELVTTDPTGARAGVLHTRRGSIPTPVFMPVGTHASFRHLGMDEVKATGAKILLSNTYHLMLKPGIDVFQRFGGIHPFMQWDGAVLTDSGGFQIFSLPEDRLITEKGAHFRSFHDNSRQLLSPESSIAMQQAINSEIMMVLDVCIDSRTDEAGTREAMERTHRWALRSLAAKNKVDTGQALFAIVQGGVHPNLRDESAAFLTQHPFDGFAIGGLAVGETNEERKAMTARAAASLPQDKPRYLMGVGTPTDLLEAVLRGVDMFDCIIPTKMAQQGYAYTFQGLVRITRQVFRLSDEPLDPTCDCYVCKRYSRGYLQHLMSGKHHTGSRMLSVHNVHHYQQLTWKMRDAILRGSYAQAYRELKQAVATPKDLKDAKLEVGPGAVTLKEVG
- a CDS encoding bifunctional serine/threonine-protein kinase/formylglycine-generating enzyme family protein; its protein translation is MRQSTPSDSGPSASGCLTDDVLVDLLDGRLPDEALARAHRHSAGCDACRLLLASVSRGGLGVERSVPEVPVPATVTVEEPGVPWTPPDAFDEFRLVRLLGRGGMGVVYLAYDTSLDRHVAVKFIASSQPEPWVRAYFETEARAIARLQHPNVVNVFRVGEVGGHPYIVSEYVVGQSLAELPLPVPWRRVLTLGIGLARGLAAAHRQGVLHRDLKPSNALLTEDGEVKLLDFGLAERFEPGADSPASSTHLLVGTRPYMAPELLERAPATPRSDLHALGLVLHELCTGEVPRGTPRRPEEGPPPVGAGQGIDPDFAAIIARCLAPDPMERFASAEVLCEALERLERSSAPAPLVAGNPYRGLAPFEAEHRELFFGRDADIRAVLERLRHRPLVLVAGDSGAGKSSLCRAGVLPQVAAGALDEARERIPVTLWPGHRPLEALAAALAPLLGRKEAELVTALADSPGWLGRALREAHQGGRRLLLFIDQLEELITLSEPVQAAHFARILGELALPSEAVRVLLAVRGDFLTRLCSLPGLGEEAERALYILRPMSPEGVREAIVGPARGRGVVFESAELVQMLVASTAHGVGSLPLLQFALAELWERRDPARGRITRAALDEMGGVAGALSRHADGVLARLSPAEREAARRLLLQLVTAEGTRIERGEEELVEASDGPSLAALRALVEGRLLHTRTARGQPRYEIAHDSLIQSWETLRDWLDDDIGHRAVRKRLEAASAEWERLMRTREALWGQRQLDEARALEPSTLGARERAFLLASHRAVVRQRWGRWLAALVLALAVAASYGGLRLQAYLEDARFVAAQVATAREALAEGRALAQRAGLRQEDALALFDGRPSPSAGLETLPGPHDLRKAAERQWTEALTLREQAHEAYAWASRTLEKALDRDRGHAGTRQLIAEVTYERLLLAERFHQRRERDEWVQHLVQVTDTAKEGAEWRRRFLAPAELELVTEPPGARVEIERYTDVQGTRLRVPVPEAGSLGPTPLSRVLLPEGSYLLHVTHPGRVPMELPLLLTHGASERIRLTLPTTVPAGYVFIPSGCFLLGSAEPEEVRGFMLSPPLHRFCLNEGYLIGQREVTFGDWLTYLDDLSPDAPARRILEQPRFSATGAVSLRQQPGVGWVFSFYRSREDVFTAREGETFHYPGRTRRNTADWRQFPLSGVSAEDLAGYFYWLDHTGRLPGARLCTQNEWEYAARGADGRRYPHGDQLLPDDANIDTTYERRPTAFGPDMVGSHPVSVSPFGLEDMAGNAFEITRSVTPEFGRVVLRGGAWYYDDFGAHIANISVGDPTARDAAIGVRVCASFSP